One genomic region from Candidatus Xiphinematobacter sp. encodes:
- a CDS encoding tetratricopeptide repeat protein, which translates to MCLVSGRALPSYAVGARKEAVHPKPSAKLLERKAASHSLLEQAEKDEKSGKPRQAIRKYRLLARRSSLLSEQEVLEVHFRLAKLLQGTNRLQQAFDVYQTLLKRYPRAGKHFNDSIVEQIHIANFYLEKPDSIVTRILMSHRATAQGMYETVLASAPYGDYAPVAQFNLCLAHERQGHVREAVQAYQALSEKYPNSRLAGDAQYQIAYVHMRVGLSNRSQDLATLSRARNAFQDYLLQYPKTKHRAQILKNIERISSKEASMIYRIATFYDHLRSYRSAYIYYKEVLQRQTASREALLARARIKVLRNKLA; encoded by the coding sequence ATGTGCCTCGTATCTGGTAGAGCGCTGCCATCGTACGCTGTGGGGGCTAGAAAGGAGGCAGTTCATCCAAAACCGTCTGCTAAGTTGCTTGAGAGGAAAGCTGCGTCCCACTCTCTTCTTGAGCAAGCGGAGAAGGATGAAAAATCGGGAAAACCGCGCCAGGCTATCCGAAAATACCGCCTGCTTGCAAGGCGGTCCTCTCTCCTATCTGAGCAGGAAGTACTGGAAGTCCACTTTCGTCTCGCCAAACTTCTTCAGGGGACAAACCGGTTGCAGCAAGCCTTCGATGTCTATCAGACCCTCCTGAAACGCTACCCTAGAGCAGGCAAACACTTCAATGACTCGATAGTCGAACAAATCCACATCGCCAACTTCTATTTAGAGAAGCCCGATAGCATCGTCACGCGCATTCTAATGTCGCACAGAGCAACTGCCCAAGGAATGTATGAAACAGTTCTTGCTTCCGCTCCCTACGGGGACTACGCCCCCGTCGCACAGTTCAATCTGTGTCTTGCACATGAGCGGCAAGGGCACGTCCGTGAAGCTGTCCAAGCCTATCAGGCCTTGTCTGAGAAGTACCCCAATAGTAGATTGGCGGGTGATGCGCAATATCAAATTGCTTACGTCCACATGCGTGTCGGACTTAGCAATCGTTCACAAGACCTTGCAACCCTATCGCGGGCAAGGAACGCTTTCCAGGACTACCTATTGCAATATCCGAAAACCAAGCATAGGGCTCAGATTCTAAAGAATATAGAGAGGATCAGCTCCAAAGAGGCTTCTATGATTTATCGTATTGCTACATTCTACGATCACCTTCGGAGTTACAGGTCCGCCTACATCTACTATAAGGAGGTGCTCCAGCGTCAAACTGCCTCCAGGGAGGCCCTATTAGCTAGGGCAAGGATCAAGGTGCTACGCAATAAGCTAGCATGA
- the tkt gene encoding transketolase: MLSDLQSLEIAARDARGLAIDAVVTCRSGHLGLPLGAAEMGAVLFGRALSIYPEEPKWINRDRFILSAGHGSMFLYSWLHLCGYSVTLEDLRKFRSLHSLTPGHPEFRATPGVEATTGPLGQGVANALGYAISAKMAEARFNTCQHCIFDHHIIVLAGDGCLQEGVTQESSALAGHLGLDNLILIYDSNDVTLDSLASVTQSEDTETRYRALGWEVYRTNGHNLQEFFSAFEKAKTASSGKPQLIIAKTLIGKGIPEVSGTSKAHGESGAQFSREARRRLGLPEETFYVSMETRAYFAWHKERLRRSYEEWMETYKAWRNTNRSLATLLDSGVKTVPSDLLAGVPAFGSDAILATRKAGSKVLQSIARELPLLVSGSADLHGSTLNYIQGGGNFTRKNRLGRNLYFGIREHAMCGALNGIAYDGIFRASGATFLVFSDYGRPAIRLAAISRVPVVYLFTHDSVGVGEDGPTHQPVETLAALRCIPNLDVIRPADPEETAGAFAAAFSRGDGPTLLALSRQSVPNLHSISIRDRRDGPLLGGYVARKETTPLDLILLASGSELQLALQAAAQLGEGTRVVSMPCFERFERQSPDYQEAVLPKSVRRRISIEAGVADPWFRHIGLDGRAISVKQFGLSAPGAVVLQELGITAEAIIGAAQSLTSAVLNMR; encoded by the coding sequence ATGCTCTCCGACCTGCAATCTCTTGAAATAGCAGCTAGAGACGCCCGCGGCTTAGCTATTGATGCAGTGGTCACTTGTCGGTCTGGCCACCTTGGACTGCCTCTTGGCGCTGCAGAAATGGGGGCGGTGCTTTTTGGACGTGCGCTCTCTATCTATCCAGAGGAACCAAAATGGATTAACCGTGATAGGTTCATTCTCTCCGCTGGACACGGAAGCATGTTCCTCTATAGTTGGTTGCACCTATGTGGGTACTCTGTTACCCTGGAAGACCTGAGAAAATTCCGCTCCCTACATAGTCTTACGCCGGGACATCCTGAATTCCGTGCTACTCCAGGTGTAGAAGCCACGACAGGCCCGCTAGGGCAGGGGGTAGCCAATGCACTCGGATACGCTATTTCGGCAAAAATGGCTGAGGCACGTTTTAACACATGCCAACACTGCATCTTTGATCACCATATCATCGTTTTGGCAGGAGACGGCTGTCTTCAAGAGGGCGTTACACAGGAGTCTTCTGCGCTAGCTGGTCACCTAGGCCTTGATAATTTAATTCTCATCTATGATTCTAACGATGTTACCTTGGACTCTCTAGCATCCGTCACTCAAAGTGAGGATACAGAAACCCGTTATCGTGCTTTGGGATGGGAAGTCTACAGGACCAATGGCCACAATTTGCAGGAATTTTTTTCCGCTTTCGAGAAAGCGAAGACGGCTAGTTCGGGAAAGCCTCAGCTGATTATTGCCAAAACGTTAATCGGAAAGGGAATACCAGAGGTAAGCGGTACTTCTAAAGCTCACGGAGAAAGCGGAGCGCAGTTTAGCAGGGAAGCCAGAAGAAGGCTTGGGTTACCGGAGGAGACTTTTTACGTTTCCATGGAAACTCGGGCGTATTTTGCTTGGCACAAGGAAAGACTGCGACGTAGCTACGAAGAATGGATGGAAACCTACAAAGCTTGGAGGAATACCAACCGTAGTTTAGCTACTCTTCTAGACAGCGGGGTAAAGACGGTCCCCAGTGATCTACTGGCAGGCGTTCCGGCCTTTGGCTCCGACGCTATCCTGGCCACTCGTAAGGCTGGCTCTAAAGTTCTCCAGTCGATCGCGAGGGAACTCCCACTGCTCGTTAGTGGTAGCGCCGATCTACACGGCTCTACGCTGAACTACATACAAGGCGGGGGGAACTTTACCCGTAAGAACCGATTAGGGCGCAACCTCTACTTTGGTATCCGCGAGCATGCCATGTGTGGTGCTCTCAACGGAATTGCCTACGATGGGATTTTTCGTGCCAGTGGGGCTACATTTTTAGTGTTTAGTGATTACGGAAGGCCCGCCATCCGCCTCGCCGCAATATCGCGGGTTCCGGTGGTGTACCTCTTCACTCACGATTCTGTCGGAGTTGGTGAGGACGGTCCAACACATCAACCTGTGGAGACACTTGCGGCTCTCCGGTGCATTCCCAATCTAGACGTCATTCGCCCTGCCGACCCAGAGGAAACTGCGGGGGCTTTTGCGGCAGCTTTTTCCAGAGGAGACGGCCCCACTCTTTTGGCACTGTCTCGCCAAAGTGTCCCCAACCTTCACAGTATCTCTATTCGAGACCGCAGAGACGGCCCCTTGCTTGGTGGATATGTTGCAAGGAAGGAGACGACACCTCTCGACCTTATCCTACTCGCATCTGGAAGTGAGCTCCAGCTGGCATTGCAGGCAGCAGCACAATTGGGCGAAGGGACAAGGGTGGTCTCTATGCCATGCTTTGAGCGGTTTGAACGCCAGTCGCCCGACTACCAGGAGGCAGTGCTGCCTAAATCGGTCCGTCGGAGGATTTCTATCGAAGCTGGTGTTGCAGACCCTTGGTTCAGGCATATTGGATTAGATGGAAGAGCAATCTCTGTTAAGCAGTTTGGGCTAAGTGCTCCCGGCGCTGTAGTGCTTCAAGAGCTAGGAATCACAGCAGAGGCGATAATAGGGGCAGCGCAGTCACTGACATCTGCTGTATTGAATATGCGTTAA
- a CDS encoding Nif3-like dinuclear metal center hexameric protein — protein sequence MVFLRDIIPYLDRLLHIHESGDAPGAHNGLQLENSGKIGRIAAAVDACEAVIERAIRVECTLLLVHHGLFWGENKRWVGVPYRRLRSAISGDLAIYSAHLPLDIHPRHGNNVLLAQTCGFTHYQPFLQVLGTYVGLRVEVRLSRAEVLNRVAGAVCGDVHLAPGGPETCCHIGIISGSAGSMITQAAADGIDTLITGEGAHWTYIAAEESRVNLIYAGHYATETFGIRSVAEHLSEYLSLPWEFIDHPTGR from the coding sequence ATGGTTTTCCTTAGAGATATAATCCCCTATCTGGATCGCCTCTTGCACATTCACGAATCGGGAGATGCTCCAGGTGCTCACAATGGTCTCCAATTAGAGAATTCTGGTAAGATAGGTAGAATTGCTGCCGCTGTGGATGCCTGCGAAGCGGTAATCGAGCGCGCTATCCGGGTGGAATGCACCCTGCTCCTTGTCCATCACGGGCTGTTTTGGGGGGAGAATAAACGCTGGGTAGGGGTACCTTATAGGAGGTTGCGCTCTGCTATCTCCGGAGACCTCGCCATTTACAGCGCTCACCTTCCTTTGGACATCCACCCAAGACACGGAAATAACGTCTTGCTAGCACAGACCTGTGGATTTACCCACTACCAGCCTTTTTTGCAAGTCCTCGGAACTTATGTTGGATTGCGCGTTGAGGTGAGATTAAGCCGAGCAGAGGTACTGAACCGCGTAGCAGGGGCAGTGTGCGGAGATGTGCATCTAGCACCCGGTGGTCCAGAGACGTGTTGCCATATTGGCATTATCAGCGGTTCTGCCGGCTCTATGATTACGCAAGCTGCAGCGGATGGAATTGATACCTTAATTACGGGCGAGGGAGCGCACTGGACTTATATAGCAGCAGAGGAATCTAGAGTGAATCTAATCTACGCGGGGCACTATGCCACAGAGACTTTTGGGATTCGATCGGTGGCCGAACATCTTTCCGAATACCTCAGCCTACCATGGGAATTTATCGACCACCCAACAGGGCGATAA
- the rsmI gene encoding 16S rRNA (cytidine(1402)-2'-O)-methyltransferase → MLTIVPTPIGNLEDITLRSISAFLEADYIAAEDTRRTSILLRYLRVSRPLISFHRHNEVARTAELVAHIKGGYRVALSCDAGIPAISDPGYQLISACIQEGLPFTVLPGPSAVLTALVGSGLPCHKFYFAGFLPVKSGKRAAELRQAATRPWTSVYFESPYRLVGSLSILTEICPSIPVCVAREISKKFEEYRRGTAGKVLAHFTVYPPKGEIVLLIHGNFSYPLE, encoded by the coding sequence GTGCTTACTATTGTTCCCACACCCATCGGGAATCTTGAAGACATCACTCTTCGCTCTATTAGCGCCTTTTTGGAGGCGGACTATATCGCAGCCGAGGATACACGGCGCACCTCTATTCTCCTGCGATACCTAAGAGTTTCCAGGCCGCTTATCAGTTTTCATAGACACAATGAGGTTGCACGCACCGCGGAGCTTGTAGCGCACATTAAGGGAGGATATAGGGTGGCATTGAGTTGCGACGCAGGCATACCGGCTATTTCGGATCCTGGCTATCAACTAATAAGCGCCTGCATTCAGGAAGGCCTGCCCTTCACTGTACTTCCTGGCCCTTCGGCAGTACTAACGGCACTAGTAGGCTCCGGACTACCTTGCCATAAATTTTATTTCGCAGGGTTCCTGCCGGTGAAGTCCGGAAAACGCGCAGCAGAACTCCGTCAGGCCGCTACTCGTCCATGGACTTCCGTCTACTTTGAATCTCCGTATCGATTAGTAGGGTCTCTTTCTATTCTCACAGAAATCTGTCCTTCTATCCCCGTGTGCGTTGCCAGAGAGATTTCCAAAAAGTTTGAAGAGTACCGCCGTGGAACGGCTGGCAAGGTACTAGCCCACTTCACGGTTTATCCACCGAAGGGAGAAATCGTCCTTCTAATTCACGGGAACTTCTCCTACCCCCTAGAGTAA
- a CDS encoding flap endonuclease gives MRLLLIDGHYYLYRSFHAIGNLRNSKGEPTNAIYGFIQAVRRMIADLRPDLGAIIWDAGLSARRVALQPSYKQNRPAMPQPLRRQESLLKELCPYLGFSSLSLPQVEADDLLASYTEAAVIGGIEVNIATSDKDLFQLVRPGVFIYATSKADSTGKGFSLLGEEFVLRKWGVAPCLIGEVLALTGDVVDNIPGINGVGPKTAALLVQAYGGITGLLENLDRVKNKTLRAKLEANRSQIIKNLGIVRLDLHIPLPSPLANLHIQPRYAELIHTLERYEFGLLSRAIEREAAKEKGDTEVISITQGWLFKDVQSMQPELGKQRQFATFL, from the coding sequence ATGCGCCTGCTTCTCATAGATGGTCATTACTATCTTTATCGCTCTTTCCATGCAATCGGAAATCTTCGCAATTCAAAGGGTGAACCTACTAATGCCATTTATGGATTTATTCAGGCGGTGCGGCGCATGATAGCGGATCTGCGTCCGGATCTGGGGGCGATAATTTGGGATGCAGGATTGTCTGCACGTAGGGTAGCCCTGCAACCAAGTTACAAGCAGAACCGTCCGGCGATGCCTCAACCGCTCCGCAGACAAGAGTCACTCCTCAAGGAGCTATGCCCGTATCTAGGTTTTTCTAGCCTAAGCCTTCCTCAAGTAGAGGCAGACGATCTTTTAGCTTCCTACACCGAGGCTGCAGTAATCGGTGGAATAGAAGTAAACATTGCTACCAGCGATAAAGATCTCTTTCAGTTAGTCCGCCCGGGCGTTTTCATTTACGCTACCAGTAAGGCAGATTCGACCGGTAAGGGTTTCTCTCTTTTGGGAGAGGAGTTCGTTCTCAGAAAATGGGGGGTTGCGCCCTGCTTGATAGGAGAAGTACTGGCACTAACGGGGGATGTGGTGGACAATATTCCAGGGATAAATGGAGTGGGACCTAAAACGGCAGCGCTCCTGGTACAAGCTTATGGTGGGATAACAGGACTTTTAGAGAATTTAGACCGAGTAAAGAATAAAACGTTGAGAGCAAAGTTAGAGGCAAACCGGTCCCAGATTATAAAAAACCTGGGAATAGTTCGTCTAGATCTTCACATTCCCCTGCCATCTCCTCTGGCAAATTTGCACATCCAACCACGCTACGCCGAGTTAATTCATACGTTGGAGAGGTATGAATTTGGGCTCCTCTCCAGAGCAATAGAAAGAGAGGCTGCAAAAGAAAAAGGGGACACGGAAGTCATTTCCATTACGCAAGGGTGGCTTTTCAAGGACGTACAGAGCATGCAGCCAGAGCTTGGCAAGCAACGACAGTTTGCTACATTTCTCTAG
- the ychF gene encoding redox-regulated ATPase YchF yields the protein MPKIGIIGLPNVGKSTLFNALTRSYRAQATNFPFCTIKPNVGIVNVPDSRLDTLSELTKSKRVVPATIEFVDIAGLVRGASEGEGLGNQFLGHIRQVDAIVQVVRCFENTEIHHVAGTVDPIRDIATISAELILADLAFLQKRKDKLSARTKGQEMELYLLEQLIQHLDNGHPASSLRPLKGEKSPLDSFCLLTAKPTLFACNVCEEDLAKQNNLARASFLQNVKAHVTSGLRTETVAVSAQIESELSALPPAEAEAFLAGLGVADSGVKQLIRVAYDTLLGLRTYFTTGPRETRAWTIRDGDRAPTAAGIIHSDLQRGFIAAEIVSYEDFIRLGSWAKARMTGRLRVEGKEYMVCDGDVIEFRFNV from the coding sequence ATGCCTAAGATCGGTATAATCGGGTTGCCAAACGTAGGGAAGTCGACCCTCTTCAATGCGCTTACTCGCTCTTACAGAGCACAAGCCACAAACTTCCCATTCTGTACTATCAAACCAAATGTCGGAATCGTCAATGTTCCGGATTCCCGACTGGATACTCTCTCGGAACTGACAAAATCCAAAAGAGTAGTACCAGCAACTATCGAATTCGTAGACATTGCAGGACTTGTCAGGGGGGCTAGTGAAGGAGAAGGGCTTGGTAACCAATTTCTCGGCCATATTCGACAGGTGGACGCCATTGTGCAAGTAGTACGCTGCTTTGAAAACACAGAGATTCACCATGTAGCAGGTACTGTAGACCCCATCCGGGATATAGCGACCATTAGCGCTGAGCTAATTCTTGCGGACCTTGCTTTCTTACAGAAGCGTAAGGACAAATTGTCAGCGCGCACCAAAGGACAGGAAATGGAACTCTACCTCCTGGAGCAATTGATCCAACATCTGGACAATGGACACCCGGCTTCCTCTTTGAGGCCCCTAAAAGGGGAAAAGTCTCCTCTTGATTCCTTCTGCCTCCTTACTGCAAAACCTACCCTTTTCGCTTGCAATGTCTGTGAGGAGGATTTGGCTAAACAGAATAATCTAGCTAGAGCCTCTTTTCTTCAGAATGTAAAGGCCCACGTCACCAGTGGTCTTCGTACTGAAACGGTTGCCGTTAGCGCTCAAATTGAAAGCGAGCTTTCAGCGTTACCACCCGCAGAAGCTGAGGCATTTTTGGCAGGGCTTGGAGTTGCAGATAGTGGTGTTAAGCAGTTGATTCGCGTTGCCTATGATACTCTACTGGGATTGCGGACATACTTTACTACGGGCCCAAGGGAAACACGCGCTTGGACCATTCGCGATGGGGACCGAGCGCCTACTGCCGCTGGCATTATCCATTCAGACCTACAGCGCGGCTTTATAGCGGCAGAAATTGTTTCTTATGAAGACTTCATACGGCTGGGGTCGTGGGCAAAAGCTAGAATGACCGGACGCCTTCGCGTAGAAGGAAAGGAGTATATGGTCTGTGACGGGGATGTTATAGAATTCCGGTTTAATGTGTAG
- a CDS encoding carbon-nitrogen hydrolase has product MLDRRQKLSIGLIQHQCTLDGEANTLSLEKGVRKAASQGAQIISTQELFRSQYFCQVEDYKHFALAETIPGSGTERLCAIAQELDIVLVASLFERRAPGLYHNTAVVIDADGTLLGKYRKMHIPEDPLFYEKFYFTPGDLGFLVWDTRYARIGVGLCWDQWYPEAPRLLALRGAQILFFPTAIGWHPTEKSRHGQRQYSAWEVVQRGHAIANGCYLAVANRVGHEVYSGNGIEFWGQSFVCDPFGEILQKGSTSDEEIIIAEIDLDLIDVQRKHWPFLRDRRIDAYGGILRRFIDS; this is encoded by the coding sequence ATGCTAGATAGACGACAAAAACTGAGTATAGGACTTATCCAACACCAGTGTACTCTGGATGGAGAGGCCAATACACTTTCCCTGGAAAAGGGAGTCCGCAAGGCGGCCTCTCAGGGCGCACAGATTATCTCTACTCAGGAACTATTCCGTTCTCAATATTTCTGTCAAGTCGAAGACTACAAGCACTTCGCTTTGGCTGAGACCATCCCCGGTTCTGGGACGGAGCGTCTTTGCGCAATTGCTCAAGAGCTCGATATTGTTTTGGTCGCCTCCCTTTTCGAGCGGCGTGCTCCGGGACTCTATCATAATACCGCTGTGGTCATTGACGCAGACGGAACTTTACTGGGCAAATACCGGAAAATGCATATCCCAGAGGATCCTCTTTTCTACGAAAAGTTTTACTTTACCCCAGGAGACCTGGGGTTCTTAGTGTGGGACACGCGGTACGCACGCATTGGGGTGGGTCTCTGTTGGGATCAGTGGTACCCAGAGGCCCCCCGACTCCTTGCCTTACGCGGGGCGCAGATCCTCTTCTTTCCTACGGCAATCGGCTGGCATCCCACCGAAAAATCCCGTCATGGGCAACGCCAATATTCAGCGTGGGAAGTTGTTCAACGAGGACATGCTATAGCTAATGGTTGCTACCTAGCGGTTGCCAACCGTGTAGGCCACGAAGTCTATAGCGGAAATGGAATTGAGTTTTGGGGACAAAGCTTCGTTTGTGACCCTTTTGGGGAAATCCTCCAAAAGGGATCGACTTCTGATGAGGAAATTATTATCGCAGAAATAGACCTGGACCTCATAGACGTGCAGAGGAAGCACTGGCCCTTCCTGCGCGATCGTAGGATCGATGCCTACGGAGGGATTTTGCGTCGATTTATCGACTCGTGA
- a CDS encoding CinA family protein: MVVECLRRAKRTLATAESCTGGLLANRITNVEGCSRVFLEGFILYSDKAKSDRLHLPESTIRSCGAVSKEVATEMAERLLNLSGAHYALCTTGVAGPTRGTQQLSIGTVFIGLASPQVPTQVYRGLFPESRETFKQLAVDAALGILYRRLLDA; the protein is encoded by the coding sequence ATGGTGGTGGAGTGTCTCCGTAGAGCGAAAAGGACTCTGGCCACAGCGGAGTCCTGTACTGGTGGCCTTCTGGCAAACCGTATAACCAATGTCGAAGGTTGTTCTAGAGTTTTCCTGGAGGGCTTTATCCTCTATTCTGATAAAGCCAAATCAGACAGGTTGCATCTACCTGAGTCAACTATCCGGTCGTGTGGCGCAGTAAGTAAGGAGGTAGCTACAGAAATGGCGGAACGCCTGTTAAATCTTAGCGGCGCGCACTATGCTCTGTGCACGACTGGCGTAGCTGGACCCACTAGGGGGACACAACAGCTGTCAATTGGCACTGTCTTTATTGGGCTAGCCTCTCCTCAAGTACCTACCCAGGTTTACAGGGGACTGTTCCCAGAAAGCCGAGAAACTTTTAAACAGTTGGCAGTTGATGCCGCGCTTGGCATACTCTACCGTCGGTTGCTTGACGCCTAG
- a CDS encoding aspartate-semialdehyde dehydrogenase, whose product MSKRFHVAIVGATGAVGLELTRVLQCRNFPVSQLTLLASPRSSGKVLRFRKEEVIVQALDAGSFGGVDFAWFCAGSEIAKNYAHFAVEAGTVVIDNSSAFRMDPMVPLVIPEINGEEAQYHKGIIANPNCTTIITLMGLYPLHKAFDVKRVFAASYQAVSGSGTQGISELHQQVRSLLAGHQSVGRRVYPYQIAFNVLPQVESFLDSGYTQEEVKMQNEGRRILHLPKFRASATCVRVPVYRAHSVAVFAEFEKPVSLKVAMEALSEAPGIRLVDDMASNCYPTPLNVEGREECEIGRLRLDSAMENGLAYWICGDQLLKGAALNAVQIAELII is encoded by the coding sequence ATGAGCAAAAGATTTCACGTAGCAATTGTAGGCGCTACTGGAGCTGTAGGATTGGAACTGACTCGAGTGCTGCAATGCCGCAATTTTCCCGTCTCTCAGCTGACTTTATTAGCGTCCCCACGCTCTTCTGGCAAGGTACTCCGATTCCGCAAGGAAGAAGTCATAGTGCAAGCATTGGATGCAGGCTCCTTTGGGGGGGTAGATTTCGCTTGGTTCTGTGCTGGCAGCGAGATCGCTAAGAACTATGCTCATTTTGCGGTGGAAGCAGGTACCGTGGTTATTGACAATTCCTCGGCGTTTCGCATGGATCCCATGGTACCGCTGGTAATTCCAGAAATTAATGGGGAAGAAGCACAGTACCACAAAGGAATCATTGCCAATCCCAATTGCACAACTATCATCACTCTGATGGGGCTTTATCCCCTGCATAAGGCCTTTGACGTAAAGCGTGTTTTTGCTGCCAGCTATCAGGCGGTTTCTGGCTCGGGTACACAGGGAATTTCGGAACTCCATCAGCAGGTCCGCTCTCTCCTTGCTGGCCATCAAAGCGTAGGGAGGAGAGTTTATCCTTACCAAATTGCCTTCAATGTGCTCCCCCAAGTTGAAAGCTTTCTTGACTCTGGATACACGCAGGAGGAGGTGAAGATGCAGAATGAAGGCCGTCGGATCCTGCATCTACCAAAGTTTCGCGCTTCTGCTACCTGCGTGCGGGTGCCAGTCTACCGGGCGCACTCGGTCGCTGTCTTTGCCGAATTTGAAAAGCCAGTTTCCTTAAAGGTGGCCATGGAAGCTCTCAGCGAGGCTCCAGGAATAAGACTGGTGGACGACATGGCAAGTAACTGTTATCCAACTCCTCTAAATGTAGAGGGCAGGGAAGAGTGTGAGATAGGGCGGTTACGTTTAGATTCTGCCATGGAAAATGGCCTAGCCTATTGGATTTGTGGAGACCAGTTGCTTAAGGGGGCGGCCTTGAATGCCGTTCAAATTGCGGAATTAATCATTTAA
- a CDS encoding 1-deoxy-D-xylulose-5-phosphate reductoisomerase has product MRKRRVVILGATGSIGDKAMQVARVLSDRIDIVGMSTLRNVVKMEKAIREFRPKAICVGDPISASNLDRAFGEEVRIFCGAEGLVDLVIELEADIVLVAITGTDGLRPALAAIEIGRNLALASKEILVMAGSIVTRAVKDKGVHLLPVDSEHNAIFQCLEGHSVEEVSRLILTCSGGPFRSLPSERLAGVTPEKALCHPTWRMGRKVTVDCATLFNKGLELIEAQQLFGVPISCIDVIIHPQSIVHSMVELIDGCMLAEMGASDMYLPIQHALMWPERVGPPRKALNLATLHRLEFFAPRWDDFPALRLAQRAGECGGTVPAILNAANEIAVEAFLKGEIPFPRIWGVVEEVLDRMGDGTPTPDLGQILETDAEARRLAAIQCAASFLSSR; this is encoded by the coding sequence ATGAGAAAGCGCAGAGTGGTAATTCTTGGAGCTACAGGTTCCATTGGAGATAAGGCTATGCAGGTGGCGCGTGTGCTCTCTGATCGTATAGACATCGTTGGGATGTCTACCCTTCGTAATGTAGTAAAGATGGAGAAAGCCATAAGGGAGTTTCGACCCAAAGCCATTTGTGTGGGGGACCCCATCTCTGCTAGCAACTTGGATAGGGCCTTTGGGGAAGAAGTAAGAATTTTCTGCGGGGCAGAGGGGTTGGTAGACCTCGTTATAGAGCTTGAAGCAGATATAGTTCTTGTCGCTATTACGGGTACTGATGGGTTGCGCCCTGCTTTAGCAGCAATCGAAATAGGGAGAAATCTTGCCCTTGCTAGTAAGGAAATACTGGTCATGGCAGGGAGCATTGTCACCCGCGCGGTGAAAGACAAAGGGGTACACCTACTACCAGTAGACAGCGAGCACAATGCTATTTTCCAGTGTCTTGAGGGGCATAGTGTGGAGGAGGTTAGCCGATTGATACTTACTTGTTCGGGTGGGCCATTTCGATCCCTTCCTTCAGAAAGATTAGCTGGGGTGACACCGGAGAAGGCACTTTGCCATCCTACCTGGAGAATGGGACGCAAGGTAACAGTTGATTGCGCCACCTTGTTTAATAAGGGGTTGGAACTAATTGAGGCACAACAACTTTTTGGGGTTCCCATATCTTGCATCGATGTGATAATCCATCCACAGAGCATTGTTCACTCTATGGTAGAATTGATAGATGGATGCATGCTTGCGGAGATGGGCGCCTCAGATATGTACCTCCCCATTCAGCATGCGCTTATGTGGCCAGAACGTGTGGGACCTCCAAGAAAAGCGCTGAATTTGGCGACCTTGCACCGCCTGGAGTTCTTTGCTCCTCGTTGGGACGACTTCCCTGCTTTGCGCCTAGCACAGCGTGCCGGAGAATGTGGAGGTACCGTGCCTGCCATCTTAAACGCCGCAAATGAAATAGCAGTGGAGGCCTTTTTAAAGGGGGAAATTCCCTTTCCAAGAATTTGGGGTGTCGTGGAAGAGGTTTTGGACCGAATGGGGGACGGCACGCCCACCCCAGATCTTGGACAAATCCTTGAAACAGACGCGGAGGCACGGCGGCTTGCAGCGATACAATGTGCAGCTTCCTTTCTATCCTCTAGGTAA